A region of Vitis riparia cultivar Riparia Gloire de Montpellier isolate 1030 chromosome 12, EGFV_Vit.rip_1.0, whole genome shotgun sequence DNA encodes the following proteins:
- the LOC117926319 gene encoding ELMO domain-containing protein A isoform X4 codes for MVGSRSWVIGFFNRYGNKRSGNDKYLDYPLSPLQPNGTYHRLLTSLQEQRLQRLQDRLQVPFDETRTDHQESLRALWHAAFPNIVLRGLISEQWKDMGWQGPNPSTDFRGCGFVSLENLLFFARTYPASFHRLLFKQDGDRATWEYPFAVAGINVSFMLIQMLDLCSAKPKCLPGINFVKLLGEDEEAFDVLYCIAFEMMDAQWLAMHASYMEFNEVLQVTRTQLERELSLEDVHRIQDLPAYNLLYQ; via the exons ATGGTTGGATCACGATCATGGGTGATAGGATTTTTTAACCGTTATGGCAATAAACGAAGTGGAAACGACAAATATCTTGATTATCCTTTGAGTCCTCTTCAG CCTAATGGAACTTACCATAGGTTGTTAACTTCTTTGCAGGAACAACGACTCCAAAGGCTTCAAGATCGGCTACAAGTACCCTTTGATGAGACTCGCACTGATCATCAA GAATCTCTGAGGGCATTGTGGCATGCTGCCTTTCCCAATATTGTTCTTAGAGGCCTGATTTCTGAGCAATGGAAAGATATGGGGTGGCAAGGTCCTAATCCATCAACTGACTTCAG GGGTTGTGGTTTTGTTTCACTCGAGAATTTGCTGTTTTTCGCAAGGACTTATCCG gCTTCTTTTCATAGGTTACTCTTCAAGCAAGATGGGGATCGAGCAACCTGGGAATACCCGTTTGCTGTTGCTGGCATTAATGTATCATTTATGTTAATTCAGATGTTGGATTTATGTTCAG CAAAGCCAAAATGCCTTCCTGGAATCAATTTTGTCAAGTTGCTGGGAG AGGATGAAGAAGCTTTTGATGTCCTATACTGTATAGCTTTCGAGATGATGGATGCTCAATGGCTTGCCATGCATGCTTCCTACATGGAATTCAAT GAGGTCCTACAAGTAACAAGAACACAATTGGAGAGAGAGCTGTCTTTAGAAGACGTTCACCGGATACAAGATCTACCAGCTTACAACCTGTTGTACCAGTAG
- the LOC117926319 gene encoding ELMO domain-containing protein B isoform X1, with protein sequence MLVGHAHHVDWLWLALCVPHWLRLRHVLLLTNVDEDEVYWRQKKDDDELEWSHNSTHVISQLAQCFSNAMVGSRSWVIGFFNRYGNKRSGNDKYLDYPLSPLQPNGTYHRLLTSLQEQRLQRLQDRLQVPFDETRTDHQESLRALWHAAFPNIVLRGLISEQWKDMGWQGPNPSTDFRGCGFVSLENLLFFARTYPASFHRLLFKQDGDRATWEYPFAVAGINVSFMLIQMLDLCSAKPKCLPGINFVKLLGEDEEAFDVLYCIAFEMMDAQWLAMHASYMEFNEVLQVTRTQLERELSLEDVHRIQDLPAYNLLYQ encoded by the exons ATGCTTGTGGGTCATGCACACCATGTAGACTGGTTATGGTTAGCTTTGTGTGTGCCTCACTGGCTGAGGCTGAGACATGTCCTATTGCTTACAAAT GTTGATGAGGATGAAGTTTATTGGAGacaaaagaaggatgatgaCGAGTTGGAATGGTCGCATAATTCCACTCACGTAATATCACAGTTAGCTCAATGTTTTT CTAATGCTATGGTTGGATCACGATCATGGGTGATAGGATTTTTTAACCGTTATGGCAATAAACGAAGTGGAAACGACAAATATCTTGATTATCCTTTGAGTCCTCTTCAG CCTAATGGAACTTACCATAGGTTGTTAACTTCTTTGCAGGAACAACGACTCCAAAGGCTTCAAGATCGGCTACAAGTACCCTTTGATGAGACTCGCACTGATCATCAA GAATCTCTGAGGGCATTGTGGCATGCTGCCTTTCCCAATATTGTTCTTAGAGGCCTGATTTCTGAGCAATGGAAAGATATGGGGTGGCAAGGTCCTAATCCATCAACTGACTTCAG GGGTTGTGGTTTTGTTTCACTCGAGAATTTGCTGTTTTTCGCAAGGACTTATCCG gCTTCTTTTCATAGGTTACTCTTCAAGCAAGATGGGGATCGAGCAACCTGGGAATACCCGTTTGCTGTTGCTGGCATTAATGTATCATTTATGTTAATTCAGATGTTGGATTTATGTTCAG CAAAGCCAAAATGCCTTCCTGGAATCAATTTTGTCAAGTTGCTGGGAG AGGATGAAGAAGCTTTTGATGTCCTATACTGTATAGCTTTCGAGATGATGGATGCTCAATGGCTTGCCATGCATGCTTCCTACATGGAATTCAAT GAGGTCCTACAAGTAACAAGAACACAATTGGAGAGAGAGCTGTCTTTAGAAGACGTTCACCGGATACAAGATCTACCAGCTTACAACCTGTTGTACCAGTAG
- the LOC117926046 gene encoding NDR1/HIN1-like protein 6, with product MANSMPPQKYAMLEQQSSLHPPPYRRNVPRYHSGHHKSGGGCLKCICCCYCFLIILIFLLAGITFYFYTVFQPKVPSYQVEHLDVKAFDMQMDFSLNTEFLVNVKADNPNQHIGFIYGKDSSAIVMYSDSQLCSGRLPAFQQGPKNITLMKVVMKGKSEFGSGLQQALIENRESGKIPLLIKVVVPVRVVVGSVQMRQFKVLVNCSLVIDNLAPKKKARILSTKYAISVLF from the coding sequence ATGGCCAACTCGATGCCCCCACAAAAATATGCCATGCTAGAGCAACAATCCTCCCTCCACCCACCCCCATACCGCCGCAATGTCCCCCGGTACCACTCCGGACACCACAAGTCCGGTGGAGGCTGCCTGAAATGCATCTGCTGCTGCTACTGTTTCCTCATCATCTTGATTTTCCTCCTCGCCGGCATCACCTTCTACTTCTACACCGTCTTCCAGCCCAAGGTCCCGTCCTACCAAGTAGAACACCTTGACGTCAAGGCCTTCGACATGCAGATGGACTTCAGCCTCAACACCGAGTTTCTTGTCAACGTAAAAGCTGATAACCCGAACCAGCACATCGGCTTCATCTATGGCAAGGACAGCTCGGCCATCGTCATGTACTCAGACTCCCAGCTTTGTTCTGGGCGGCTTCCAGCTTTCCAACAAGGCCCTAAGAACATAActctgatgaaggtggtgatgaAGGGGAAGAGTGAGTTTGGTTCAGGcctgcaacaagccttgattgAGAACAGAGAAAGTGGGAAAATCCCTTTGCTGATCAAAGTAGTAGTACCGGTACGGGTGGTGGTAGGAAGTGTCCAAATGAGGCAGTTCAAGGTTCTGGTTAACTGTTCTTTGGTCATAGATAACTTGGCTCCCAAAAAGAAAGCTAGGATTTTGTCTACCAAGTATGCTATCAGTGTCCTGTTCTGA
- the LOC117926319 gene encoding ELMO domain-containing protein B isoform X3 — protein MRLRRRQCIPSCASLRRVDEDEVYWRQKKDDDELEWSHNSTHVISQLAQCFSNAMVGSRSWVIGFFNRYGNKRSGNDKYLDYPLSPLQPNGTYHRLLTSLQEQRLQRLQDRLQVPFDETRTDHQESLRALWHAAFPNIVLRGLISEQWKDMGWQGPNPSTDFRGCGFVSLENLLFFARTYPASFHRLLFKQDGDRATWEYPFAVAGINVSFMLIQMLDLCSAKPKCLPGINFVKLLGEDEEAFDVLYCIAFEMMDAQWLAMHASYMEFNEVLQVTRTQLERELSLEDVHRIQDLPAYNLLYQ, from the exons ATGAGATTAAGGCGTCGACAATGCATTCCTTCTTGCGCTTCTCTTCGCAGG GTTGATGAGGATGAAGTTTATTGGAGacaaaagaaggatgatgaCGAGTTGGAATGGTCGCATAATTCCACTCACGTAATATCACAGTTAGCTCAATGTTTTT CTAATGCTATGGTTGGATCACGATCATGGGTGATAGGATTTTTTAACCGTTATGGCAATAAACGAAGTGGAAACGACAAATATCTTGATTATCCTTTGAGTCCTCTTCAG CCTAATGGAACTTACCATAGGTTGTTAACTTCTTTGCAGGAACAACGACTCCAAAGGCTTCAAGATCGGCTACAAGTACCCTTTGATGAGACTCGCACTGATCATCAA GAATCTCTGAGGGCATTGTGGCATGCTGCCTTTCCCAATATTGTTCTTAGAGGCCTGATTTCTGAGCAATGGAAAGATATGGGGTGGCAAGGTCCTAATCCATCAACTGACTTCAG GGGTTGTGGTTTTGTTTCACTCGAGAATTTGCTGTTTTTCGCAAGGACTTATCCG gCTTCTTTTCATAGGTTACTCTTCAAGCAAGATGGGGATCGAGCAACCTGGGAATACCCGTTTGCTGTTGCTGGCATTAATGTATCATTTATGTTAATTCAGATGTTGGATTTATGTTCAG CAAAGCCAAAATGCCTTCCTGGAATCAATTTTGTCAAGTTGCTGGGAG AGGATGAAGAAGCTTTTGATGTCCTATACTGTATAGCTTTCGAGATGATGGATGCTCAATGGCTTGCCATGCATGCTTCCTACATGGAATTCAAT GAGGTCCTACAAGTAACAAGAACACAATTGGAGAGAGAGCTGTCTTTAGAAGACGTTCACCGGATACAAGATCTACCAGCTTACAACCTGTTGTACCAGTAG
- the LOC117926345 gene encoding uncharacterized protein At4g04980-like isoform X1, with amino-acid sequence MESGLLGVSALPTKGNSSVFQARSADLTKNQKNVAGMMIDESCGLTGNLMMMMELRKKVMTFRDIIGFPPYDEAGPMNELVIGTVEDLHKLYPIVVPHTLTLDMKEVSLYQGLVYLYNVLKSVGDSWATNHKWIADFGCDAEGSLENFSLGQLGGRVLAKLNYMIKIAREMFDIMDEDKRNNEERTEDSNIGDILGESYSDNKVTYPSPNSPTLELSISMIYFPPTLSPVRLQAAGNIANKSIATVTNEVLQDSKAINARPKIPNFNSNRMAKAKEQAVTPPSMPSSPPQTVSVAAVSSKFTSNMMPGAKEQATAPPLPPSPPSNLPLNVTTAPPPPPILPSKGSVPPPLAPMPMTKGAAPPPPPPLAVAKALRPRKANNKLKRSTHMGNLYRTLKGKVEGSSLQGKNSQGRTSAIGDSAGGKQGMADALAEMTKRSAYFQQIEEDVQKHGKVIMEIKVAISSFQTKDMDELLKFQKHVEQHLEELTDETQVLARFEDFPMKKLETLRMAAALYLKLRGIATDLQNWKVAPPLRQLLDKVESYFNKIKRELDALERTKDEESKRFQSHNIHFDFNILMRIKESMVDVSSSCMELALQERRQAKAAANAETGSKTKGTTKACAKMLWKAFQLAFRVYTFAGGQDDRADNLTKELAQEIENEPEQK; translated from the exons ATGGAATCTGGGTTACTAGGCGTGTCTGCACTGCCGACCAAAGGCAATTCAAGCGTATTCCAG GCAAGAAGTGCAGATCTAACCAAGAATCAGAAGAATGTGGCAGGCATGATGATAGATGAGTCATGTGGGTTGACAGGAaacttgatgatgatgatggagcTGAGAAAGAAGGTGATGACCTTTAGAGACATCATTGGATTTCCTCCATATGATGAAGCTGGTCCCATGAATGAG CTGGTGATAGGAACTGTGGAGGATCTTCACAAGCTTTATCCCATTGTTGTACCCCACACACTGACCTTAGATATGAAAGAAGTTTCTTTGTATCAG GGATTAGTCTACCTTTACAATGTTCTGAAATCTGTTGGAGACTCATGGGCCACTAATCACAAGTGGATAGCTGATTTTGGATGCGATGCAGAAGGAAGCTTGGAGAATTTCAGTTTGGGGCAACTTG GCGGAAGAGTGTTGGCAAAGCTCAATTACATGATTAAAATAGCAAGAGAAATGTTTGATATTATGGATGAAGACAAGAGGAACAATGAGGAAAGGACAGAAGACTCTAATATTGGGGATATTCTCGGTGAATCCTATTCAGACAACAAAGTCACCTACCCATCTCCAAATAGCCCAACTTTAGAGCTAAGCATTTCCATGATTTACTTCCCACCAACTCTGTCGCCAGTCAGACTTCAGGCAGCCGGGAACATTGCCAACAAATCAATAGCTACAGTAACCAATGAGGTACTACAAGATTCCAAAGCTATAAACGCCAGGCCTAAAATTCCAAACTTTAATTCAAATAGGATGGCTAAAGCAAAAGAACAAGCAGTGACACCACCATCAATGCCATCTAGCCCACCTCAAACAGTGTCAGTAGCAGCAGTATCCtcaaaatttacttcaaatatgaTGCCTGGAGCAAAAGAACAAGCAACGGCACCACCATTGCCACCATCACCACCTTCCAATTTGCCTTTAAATGTAACCACAGCTCCACCTCCACCACCCATTTTGCCTTCTAAAGGTTCAGTGCCACCACCACTGGCACCCATGCCAATGACAAAGGGAGCTGCCCCACCGCCTCCTCCACCACTTGCTGTGGCAAAGGCACTGCGCCCCAGGAAAGCAAATAACAAATTGAAGCGATCAACCCATATGGGCAACTTGTATCGGACACTTAAGGGAAAGGTGGAAGGATCTAGTTTACAAGGAAAAAACTCTCAGGGAAGAACGTCTGCCATTGGGGATTCTGCTGGTGGAAAACAAGGAATGGCTGATGCATTAGCAGAGATGACAAAGAG ATCAGCATATTTTCAACAGATTGAGGAGGATGTTCAAAAGCACGGAAAAGTAATCATGGAAATAAAAGTTGCCATTAGCTCCTTCCAAACAAAGGACATGGATGAGTTACTTAAATTCCAGAAACATGTGGAGCAACATCTAGAGGAATTGACTGATGAGACCCAG GTGCTGGCAAGGTTTGAAGATTTTCCAATGAAGAAGCTGGAAACATTAAGGATGGCAGCAGCTCTGTATTTGAAATTGAGAGGAATAGCTACGGACCTGCAGAACTGGAAAGTAGCGCCACCTCTGAGACAGCTCCTTGACAAGGTTGAGTCCTACTTCAACAAG ATCAAACGGGAACTAGATGCACTGGAACGAACCAAAGATGAAGAGTCTAAGCGGTTTCAAAGTCACAATATTCATTTTGACTTCAACATTTTGATGCGAATCAAGGAATCTATGGTAGATGTCTCTTCAAGCTGCATGGAGCTGGCACTTCAG GAACGAAGACAAGCAAAGGCAGCAGCCAATGCAGAAACTGGGTCCAAAACTAAAGGCACGACAAAAGCATGTGCAAAGATGCTTTGGAAGGCATTTCAGCTCGCGTTTCGGGTCTATACCTTTGCAGGTGGACAGGATGATCGAGCTGACAATTTGACCAAAGAATTAGCTCAAGAAATAGAGAATGAGCCTGAACAAAAGTGA
- the LOC117926322 gene encoding xanthohumol 4-O-methyltransferase-like, giving the protein MVGTSENGDVLKVSSEADETELMLQGQANIWRHMFAFADSMALKCAVELRIADIIHSHARPITLSQIATCIDSPSPDITCLARIMRFLVRAKIFTAAPPPQSDGGETLYGLTPSSKWLLHDAELSLAPMVLMENHPSLMAPWHCFGTCVKEGGIAFEKAHGHQIWDLASEKPEFNKLFNDGMACTAKISIKAVIAAYKDGFGSIGTLVDVGGGTGGAVAEVVKAYPHIKGINFDLPHVVATAPAYKGVSHVGGDMFESIPDADAIFMKWILHDWNDEDCVKILKNCRKAIPEKTGKVIIVDAVIREDGYEPFDETRLVLDLVMMAHTSHGQERTEVEWKKLLEEGGFPRYRILKIPTLQMIIEAYPV; this is encoded by the exons ATGGTGGGCACAAGTGAAAACGGCGACGTTTTGAAGGTATCGTCTGAGGCCGATGAAACAGAGCTTATGCTACAAGGCCAAGCAAATATATGGCGTCACATGTTCGCCTTTGCAGATTCCATGGCGCTGAAATGTGCTGTGGAGCTCCGCATAGCCGATATCATACACTCTCACGCCCGCCCAATCACCTTGTCCCAAATCGCCACCTGTATCGACTCACCGTCTCCGGATATCACCTGCCTCGCCCGCATCATGAGATTCCTGGTCCGCGCCAAGATCTTCACCGCCGCTCCTCCTCCTCAGTCAGATGGCGGAGAAACTCTCTACGGCCTCACCCCCTCCTCCAAATGGCTCCTCCACGACGCCGAGCTGAGCCTCGCGCCGATGGTGCTCATGGAGAACCACCCCTCTCTCATGGCTCCCTGGCACTGCTTCGGGACGTGCGTCAAAGAAGGTGGCATAGCCTTCGAGAAGGCTCACGGCCACCAGATTTGGGACTTAGCATCGGAAAAACCCGAATTCAACAAGCTCTTCAATGACGGTATGGCGTGTACGGCTAAGATCTCCATCAAGGCGGTGATAGCAGCATATAAAGATGGGTTCGGCTCCATTGGAACTCTGGTGGACGTGGGAGGTGGCACCGGAGGGGCGGTGGCGGAGGTGGTGAAGGCGTATCCGCATATCAAGGGCATTAACTTCGACCTCCCACATGTGGTCGCCACAGCGCCGGCGTACAAAGGAGTGTCCCACGTCGGGGGTGACATGTTCGAGTCCATCCCTGACGCTGATGCAATCTTCATGAAG TGGATATTGCACGATTGGAATGACGAAGACTGCGTCAAGATCTTAAAAAACTGTCGGAAAGCAATACCGGAGAAAACTGGGAAAGTTATCATCGTTGATGCAGTGATCCGAGAAGATGGCTATGAGCCATTTGATGAAACAAGGCTGGTGTTGGATTTAGTGATGATGGCGCATACCTCTCACGGGCAAGAGAGAACCGAGGTTGAATGGAAGAAATTATTGGAGGAAGGAGGGTTTCCTCGTTACAGAATCTTAAAGATTCCAACTTTGCAGATGATAATCGAGGCTTATCCAGTGTAG
- the LOC117926319 gene encoding ELMO domain-containing protein A isoform X5: MRLRRRQCIPSCASLRRVDEDEVYWRQKKDDDELEWSHNSTHVISQLAQCFSNAMVGSRSWVIGFFNRYGNKRSGNDKYLDYPLSPLQEQRLQRLQDRLQVPFDETRTDHQESLRALWHAAFPNIVLRGLISEQWKDMGWQGPNPSTDFRGCGFVSLENLLFFARTYPASFHRLLFKQDGDRATWEYPFAVAGINVSFMLIQMLDLCSAKPKCLPGINFVKLLGEDEEAFDVLYCIAFEMMDAQWLAMHASYMEFNEVLQVTRTQLERELSLEDVHRIQDLPAYNLLYQ; this comes from the exons ATGAGATTAAGGCGTCGACAATGCATTCCTTCTTGCGCTTCTCTTCGCAGG GTTGATGAGGATGAAGTTTATTGGAGacaaaagaaggatgatgaCGAGTTGGAATGGTCGCATAATTCCACTCACGTAATATCACAGTTAGCTCAATGTTTTT CTAATGCTATGGTTGGATCACGATCATGGGTGATAGGATTTTTTAACCGTTATGGCAATAAACGAAGTGGAAACGACAAATATCTTGATTATCCTTTGAGTCCTCTTCAG GAACAACGACTCCAAAGGCTTCAAGATCGGCTACAAGTACCCTTTGATGAGACTCGCACTGATCATCAA GAATCTCTGAGGGCATTGTGGCATGCTGCCTTTCCCAATATTGTTCTTAGAGGCCTGATTTCTGAGCAATGGAAAGATATGGGGTGGCAAGGTCCTAATCCATCAACTGACTTCAG GGGTTGTGGTTTTGTTTCACTCGAGAATTTGCTGTTTTTCGCAAGGACTTATCCG gCTTCTTTTCATAGGTTACTCTTCAAGCAAGATGGGGATCGAGCAACCTGGGAATACCCGTTTGCTGTTGCTGGCATTAATGTATCATTTATGTTAATTCAGATGTTGGATTTATGTTCAG CAAAGCCAAAATGCCTTCCTGGAATCAATTTTGTCAAGTTGCTGGGAG AGGATGAAGAAGCTTTTGATGTCCTATACTGTATAGCTTTCGAGATGATGGATGCTCAATGGCTTGCCATGCATGCTTCCTACATGGAATTCAAT GAGGTCCTACAAGTAACAAGAACACAATTGGAGAGAGAGCTGTCTTTAGAAGACGTTCACCGGATACAAGATCTACCAGCTTACAACCTGTTGTACCAGTAG
- the LOC117926319 gene encoding ELMO domain-containing protein B isoform X2: MLVGHAHHVDWLWLALCVPHWLRLRHVLLLTNVDEDEVYWRQKKDDDELEWSHNSTHVISQLAQCFSNAMVGSRSWVIGFFNRYGNKRSGNDKYLDYPLSPLQEQRLQRLQDRLQVPFDETRTDHQESLRALWHAAFPNIVLRGLISEQWKDMGWQGPNPSTDFRGCGFVSLENLLFFARTYPASFHRLLFKQDGDRATWEYPFAVAGINVSFMLIQMLDLCSAKPKCLPGINFVKLLGEDEEAFDVLYCIAFEMMDAQWLAMHASYMEFNEVLQVTRTQLERELSLEDVHRIQDLPAYNLLYQ, from the exons ATGCTTGTGGGTCATGCACACCATGTAGACTGGTTATGGTTAGCTTTGTGTGTGCCTCACTGGCTGAGGCTGAGACATGTCCTATTGCTTACAAAT GTTGATGAGGATGAAGTTTATTGGAGacaaaagaaggatgatgaCGAGTTGGAATGGTCGCATAATTCCACTCACGTAATATCACAGTTAGCTCAATGTTTTT CTAATGCTATGGTTGGATCACGATCATGGGTGATAGGATTTTTTAACCGTTATGGCAATAAACGAAGTGGAAACGACAAATATCTTGATTATCCTTTGAGTCCTCTTCAG GAACAACGACTCCAAAGGCTTCAAGATCGGCTACAAGTACCCTTTGATGAGACTCGCACTGATCATCAA GAATCTCTGAGGGCATTGTGGCATGCTGCCTTTCCCAATATTGTTCTTAGAGGCCTGATTTCTGAGCAATGGAAAGATATGGGGTGGCAAGGTCCTAATCCATCAACTGACTTCAG GGGTTGTGGTTTTGTTTCACTCGAGAATTTGCTGTTTTTCGCAAGGACTTATCCG gCTTCTTTTCATAGGTTACTCTTCAAGCAAGATGGGGATCGAGCAACCTGGGAATACCCGTTTGCTGTTGCTGGCATTAATGTATCATTTATGTTAATTCAGATGTTGGATTTATGTTCAG CAAAGCCAAAATGCCTTCCTGGAATCAATTTTGTCAAGTTGCTGGGAG AGGATGAAGAAGCTTTTGATGTCCTATACTGTATAGCTTTCGAGATGATGGATGCTCAATGGCTTGCCATGCATGCTTCCTACATGGAATTCAAT GAGGTCCTACAAGTAACAAGAACACAATTGGAGAGAGAGCTGTCTTTAGAAGACGTTCACCGGATACAAGATCTACCAGCTTACAACCTGTTGTACCAGTAG
- the LOC117926345 gene encoding uncharacterized protein At4g04980-like isoform X2 yields MESGLLGVSALPTKGNSSVFQARSADLTKNQKNVAGMMIDESCGLTGNLMMMMELRKKVMTFRDIIGFPPYDEAGPMNELVIGTVEDLHKLYPIVVPHTLTLDMKEVSLYQGLVYLYNVLKSVGDSWATNHKWIADFGCDAEGSLENFSLGQLGGRVLAKLNYMIKIAREMFDIMDEDKRNNEERTEDSNIGDILGESYSDNKVTYPSPNSPTLELSISMIYFPPTLSPVRLQAAGNIANKSIATVTNEVLQDSKAINARPKIPNFNSNRMAKAKEQAVTPPSMPSSPPQTVSVAAVSSKFTSNMMPGAKEQATAPPLPPSPPSNLPLNVTTAPPPPPILPSKGSVPPPLAPMPMTKGAAPPPPPPLAVAKALRPRKANNKLKRSTHMGNLYRTLKGKVEGSSLQGKNSQGRTSAIGDSAGGKQGMADALAEMTKRSAYFQQIEEDVQKHGKVIMEIKVAISSFQTKDMDELLKFQKHVEQHLEELTDETQVLARFEDFPMKKLETLRMAAALYLKLRGIATDLQNWKVAPPLRQLLDKIKRELDALERTKDEESKRFQSHNIHFDFNILMRIKESMVDVSSSCMELALQERRQAKAAANAETGSKTKGTTKACAKMLWKAFQLAFRVYTFAGGQDDRADNLTKELAQEIENEPEQK; encoded by the exons ATGGAATCTGGGTTACTAGGCGTGTCTGCACTGCCGACCAAAGGCAATTCAAGCGTATTCCAG GCAAGAAGTGCAGATCTAACCAAGAATCAGAAGAATGTGGCAGGCATGATGATAGATGAGTCATGTGGGTTGACAGGAaacttgatgatgatgatggagcTGAGAAAGAAGGTGATGACCTTTAGAGACATCATTGGATTTCCTCCATATGATGAAGCTGGTCCCATGAATGAG CTGGTGATAGGAACTGTGGAGGATCTTCACAAGCTTTATCCCATTGTTGTACCCCACACACTGACCTTAGATATGAAAGAAGTTTCTTTGTATCAG GGATTAGTCTACCTTTACAATGTTCTGAAATCTGTTGGAGACTCATGGGCCACTAATCACAAGTGGATAGCTGATTTTGGATGCGATGCAGAAGGAAGCTTGGAGAATTTCAGTTTGGGGCAACTTG GCGGAAGAGTGTTGGCAAAGCTCAATTACATGATTAAAATAGCAAGAGAAATGTTTGATATTATGGATGAAGACAAGAGGAACAATGAGGAAAGGACAGAAGACTCTAATATTGGGGATATTCTCGGTGAATCCTATTCAGACAACAAAGTCACCTACCCATCTCCAAATAGCCCAACTTTAGAGCTAAGCATTTCCATGATTTACTTCCCACCAACTCTGTCGCCAGTCAGACTTCAGGCAGCCGGGAACATTGCCAACAAATCAATAGCTACAGTAACCAATGAGGTACTACAAGATTCCAAAGCTATAAACGCCAGGCCTAAAATTCCAAACTTTAATTCAAATAGGATGGCTAAAGCAAAAGAACAAGCAGTGACACCACCATCAATGCCATCTAGCCCACCTCAAACAGTGTCAGTAGCAGCAGTATCCtcaaaatttacttcaaatatgaTGCCTGGAGCAAAAGAACAAGCAACGGCACCACCATTGCCACCATCACCACCTTCCAATTTGCCTTTAAATGTAACCACAGCTCCACCTCCACCACCCATTTTGCCTTCTAAAGGTTCAGTGCCACCACCACTGGCACCCATGCCAATGACAAAGGGAGCTGCCCCACCGCCTCCTCCACCACTTGCTGTGGCAAAGGCACTGCGCCCCAGGAAAGCAAATAACAAATTGAAGCGATCAACCCATATGGGCAACTTGTATCGGACACTTAAGGGAAAGGTGGAAGGATCTAGTTTACAAGGAAAAAACTCTCAGGGAAGAACGTCTGCCATTGGGGATTCTGCTGGTGGAAAACAAGGAATGGCTGATGCATTAGCAGAGATGACAAAGAG ATCAGCATATTTTCAACAGATTGAGGAGGATGTTCAAAAGCACGGAAAAGTAATCATGGAAATAAAAGTTGCCATTAGCTCCTTCCAAACAAAGGACATGGATGAGTTACTTAAATTCCAGAAACATGTGGAGCAACATCTAGAGGAATTGACTGATGAGACCCAG GTGCTGGCAAGGTTTGAAGATTTTCCAATGAAGAAGCTGGAAACATTAAGGATGGCAGCAGCTCTGTATTTGAAATTGAGAGGAATAGCTACGGACCTGCAGAACTGGAAAGTAGCGCCACCTCTGAGACAGCTCCTTGACAAG ATCAAACGGGAACTAGATGCACTGGAACGAACCAAAGATGAAGAGTCTAAGCGGTTTCAAAGTCACAATATTCATTTTGACTTCAACATTTTGATGCGAATCAAGGAATCTATGGTAGATGTCTCTTCAAGCTGCATGGAGCTGGCACTTCAG GAACGAAGACAAGCAAAGGCAGCAGCCAATGCAGAAACTGGGTCCAAAACTAAAGGCACGACAAAAGCATGTGCAAAGATGCTTTGGAAGGCATTTCAGCTCGCGTTTCGGGTCTATACCTTTGCAGGTGGACAGGATGATCGAGCTGACAATTTGACCAAAGAATTAGCTCAAGAAATAGAGAATGAGCCTGAACAAAAGTGA